GCCCATCGTCGAGGGCGGCGATGTGGTCGAGCCTTTGCGCGAACGCGTGCTGGGGCGAGTGCTCGCCGAAGATGTGCAGGCGCCGGGCAGCAAGAAGCTGCTGGTGGAGGCCGGCACGCTGCTGGACGAGCGCTGGGTGGAGAAACTCGAAGAGCTGGGCGTGGACCTCGTCAAGGTGCGCTCGCCCATTACCTGCGCAACGCGTTATGGCGTATGCGCGCAGTGTTATGGTCGCGATCTGGCGCGCGGCATGCGCGTCAACATCGGCGAGGCGGTGGGCGTGATTGCCGCGCAATCCATCGGCGAACCGGGCACGCAGCTCACCATGCGCACCTTCCACATCGGCGGCGCGGCTTCACGCGCGGCGGCGGTTTCCAGCGTGGAGATCAAGGCCGCAGGCACCGTCAAGCTGCACAACATCAAGACCGTGAAACATGCCAAGGGTCACTGGGTGGCGGTGTCGCGTTCCGGCGAACTCGGTGTGATCGACGAGTTCGGGCGCGAGCGCGAGCGTTACAAGATCCCCTACGGTGCGAGCATCATCCTGGTCGAGGGCGCCAAAGCCGAGGCCGGACAACTCGCTGCCACCTGGGATCCGCACACCCATCCGGTGGTCACCGAAGTGGCCGGCACGCTGCAGTTCCACGACTTTGTCGAAGGCATCACCGTCAACCGCCAGGTAGACGAAGTCACCGGCATCTCCAGTGTCGTGATTACCGACCCCAAGATGCGCGGCACGCTCGGCAAGGATCTGCGTCCCACGGTGCGGCTCGTGGACGACAAGGGCCGCGGACTGCTGCTCGCGGGCACGGAAATCCCCGCGTACTACCAGTTGCCGCCCGGCGCCATTGTCTCGGTCGAGGACGGCGCGCGCGTGGGCGTAGGCGACGTGATCGCGCGCATCCCGCAGGAGTCCACCAAGACGCGCGACATCACCGGCGGTTTGCCGCGGGTCGCAGACCTGTTCGAGGCGCGTAAACCCAAGGAGCCCGCGATTCTCGCCGAGGTGTCCGGCACCGTGGCGTTCGGCAAGGACACCAAGGGCAAGCAGCGGCTGATTATCGCTGACGACAACAATGAGCCGCATGAGCTGTTGATCCCCAAATGGCGCACGGTCAACGTGTTCGAGGGCGAACGCGTGGAGAAAGGCGAGGTCATCGCCGACGGCGAACTCAATCCGCACGACATCCTGCGGCTGCTGGGTGTGACCGCGCTCGCCGACTATCTGGTGCGCGAGATCCAGGACGTGTACCGGCTGCAGGGCGTGAAGATCAACGACAAACACATCGAGGTGATCATCCGCCAGATGCTGCGCAAGGTGGAAATCGCCGCTTCCGGTGCCACCCGCTTCCTGCGCGGCGAACAGCTGAACCGTTCCCGGGCGCTGGAAGAAAACGAGAAGATAGGCGCCGAGGACAAGGCCCAGGCCGAGATCAAGCCGTTGCTGCTCGGCATCACCAAAGCCTCGCTCGCGACCGAATCTTTCATCTCGGCCGCGTCATTCCAGGAGACCACGCGCGTGCTGACCGAGGCCTCGGTGCGCGGCTTGCAGGATGGCCTGCGCGGGCTCAAGGAAAACGTCATCGTCGGCCGCCTGATTCCGGCGGGCACCGGGTACGCCTACCACGAGCAGCGGCGCAAGCAGCGCGCCGAAGCCGCGGTGGACACCACCGCCCAGCAGGTGGCCGAGGCCGAGGCGCTGTTCAGCGGCGGCGAAGCCCCAGCCGAAGCGCCGGCGGTCGCGGCGCAACCGGCGGAACAAGCCCAGGGGTGAGCGTGGAGCGGGCGGTTTTCTTGACAGTATCGCTCCACCTCCCTAAAATTCCCGCGCTTTACAGGCAGCGCGTGGCGGCCCGAAGACAGTCGCCCCCGCGGTACTTCGAAACACAGGCCGGTTTTGACCGGCCTGTTGCTTCTTCCCCGGTGACAGTCAGCCTGCAGGTTTTCAGCGTTACTCAACCTCGGAAACGTGAGTTGTTTCATGGCGACGTTTAATCAGTTGGTGCGCAAACCGCGTACCCGCAGACTGGAAAAGACCCGGGTGCCGGCGCTGGGCGGCTCGCCGCAGAAGCGCGGCGTGTGCACGCGCGTGTATACCACCACGCCCAAAAAACCGAACTCGGCGCTGCGCAAGGTGGCCAAGGTGCGGCTCACCAACGGTTTCGAGGTGATCAGCTACATCGGCGGCGAGGGCCATAATCTGCAGGAGCACTCGGTGGTGCTGATCCGCGGCGGCCGTGTCAAGGACCTGCCGGGCGTGCGCTATCACACGGTGCGCGGCTCGCTGGATTGCGCCGGCGTGAGCGACCGCAAGCAGGGCCGCTCCAAGTACGGCGCCAAACGTCCCAAGTCCTGACAGCCAGGTAGAATTTATGTCCCGCAGAAAACAAGCTGAACGGCGCACCGTCCTGCCGGATCCCAAGTTCGGGAGCGACAAGCTCGCCAAGTTCATCAATATGGTGATGAAAAGCGGCAAGAAGGCCGTAGCCGAGCGTATCGTGTACGGCGCGCTCGATCAGATCGGCGGCAAGCGCGGCGCCGAGCCCATGGAAGTGCTGGATCGCGCACTCGAAAACGTGCGCCCCATGGTCGAGGTCAAATCGCGGCGCGTGGGCGGCGCCACCTATCAGGTGCCGGTCGAAGTGCGCCCGGTGCGCCAGCAGGCGCTTGCCATGCGCTGGATCATCGAGTCGGCGCGCGCGCGCGGCGAGAAGTCCATGCCGCAGCGGCTCGCCGGTGAATTGCTGGAAGCCGCTGAGAATCGCGGCAACGCCGTCAAGAAGCGCGAAGACGTGCATCGCATGGCCGAGGCCAACAAGGCCTTCGCGCACTATCGCTGGTAATCCGGTTTCCGGGATTTCGTTCCGAGGACTTCGTCGTGGCCCGTCATACTCCCATCGAGCGCTACCGCAACATCGGCATCATGGCGCACATTGATGCCGGCAAGACCACCACGACCGAGCGCATCCTGTTCTACACCGGCGTGTCTCACAAGATCGGCGAAGTGCACGACGGCGCGGCCGTCATGGACTGGATGGAGCAGGAACAGGAGCGCGGCATCACCATCACCTCGGCGGCCACCACCTGCTTCTGGAAGGGCATGGATCACAACTTGCCCGAGCACCGCATCAACATCATTGACACGCCCGGTCACGTGGACTTCACCATCGAGGTGGAGCGCTCGCTCAGGGTGCTGGACGGAGCCTGCGCGGTATTCTGCGCGGTGGGCGGCGTCGAGCCGCAATCCGAAACCGTGTGGCGCCAAGCCACCAAGTATGGCGTGCCGCGGCTCGCGTTCGTCAACAAGATGGATCGCGCGGGCGCGAATTTCTTTCGTGTCTATAAGCAGATCCAGGAGCGTCTGGGCGCGAAGCCTGTGCCCATCGAGATTCCCATCGGCGCCGAAGAAAACTTCAAGGGCGTGGTGGATCTGGTGAAGATGAAAGCCATCTACTGGGATGATTCCACCCAGGGCATGCGCTTCGAAGAGCAGGACATTCCCGCGGAACTCCAGGCCCAGGCCAAGGAATGGCACGACAAGATGGTGGAGGCGGCAGCCGAAGGTTCCGACGCGCTCATGCACAAGTATCTGGAAGGCCAGGAACTCAGCGCGGAAGAAATCCACCAGGGCCTGCGCGCGCGCACCATCCGCAACGAAATCGTGCCGATGCTGTGCGGCTCGGCGTTCAAGAACAAGGGCGTGCAGATGATGCTGGACGCCGTGGTGTATTATCTGCCCGCGCCGGCGGATATTCCCGCGGTCAGGGGCCATCTCGACGACAAGGACAGCTCGCCCGCCGAGCGCCATCCGCGCGACGACGAGCCGTTCTCGGCCTTGG
This genomic interval from Gammaproteobacteria bacterium contains the following:
- the rpsL gene encoding 30S ribosomal protein S12, with protein sequence MATFNQLVRKPRTRRLEKTRVPALGGSPQKRGVCTRVYTTTPKKPNSALRKVAKVRLTNGFEVISYIGGEGHNLQEHSVVLIRGGRVKDLPGVRYHTVRGSLDCAGVSDRKQGRSKYGAKRPKS
- the rpsG gene encoding 30S ribosomal protein S7, whose amino-acid sequence is MSRRKQAERRTVLPDPKFGSDKLAKFINMVMKSGKKAVAERIVYGALDQIGGKRGAEPMEVLDRALENVRPMVEVKSRRVGGATYQVPVEVRPVRQQALAMRWIIESARARGEKSMPQRLAGELLEAAENRGNAVKKREDVHRMAEANKAFAHYRW